Part of the Sulfurihydrogenibium sp. genome, TTGCTGAACCATGATTTCTTGGAAAAACTCCAACTTTTATCCAAATAGGTCTAATTTCTTCTGGTTTTCTTCCATCAATTCTTCTATTTTCATAAAGTACAAGGTCTCTCATAACATTACTAACAACATCTTTATAGACAAAAGAAGCTTTTTTTACTTTTTCTTCGGGAATTTCTAATGTAGTTTTAATTTCTTCAAAAATAGCATTTATCTGTTTATTTCTTTCTTTTTTATCTGAAATATTAAATGCTTCTTTAATTCTTTCATAAGCTAATTCTTTAAATTTCTCTTTCAATAAGATTTCTTCTTCGTCTATTGGTATTTCAAGTTTATCTTTTCCGTATTTTGCTCTAAGCTTTTCTTGCAGTTCTACTAATTTCTTAATTTCCTGATGACCAAAAAGCATAGCTTCAAGAATAACTTCTTCCGGAACTTCCTTAGCCCCACCCTCTACCATAACAATGGCATCTTTGGAACCGGCCACAACAATTTCTAAATCTGATTTTGCTTTTTGTTGATAAGTCGGATTGACTATAAATTGACCATCTACTCTACAAACTCTAACGCCAGCAATCGGTCCTTCAAATGGAATGTCTGAGATATGTAAAGCAGCAGAAGCTCCAACTATACCCAAAACATCAGGGTCATACTGATCGTCTGCGGATAATGTATAAGCTGTGATGATTACATCATTGTAAAAACCTTTTGGGAATAAAGGTCTGATAGGTCTGTCTATATTTCTTGCAACTAAAATTTCTCTATCTGAAGGTTTTCCTTCCCTTTTAACAAATCCACCGGGAATTTTACCGTAAGCATAATATTTTTCTCTATATTCAACCGTCAACGGAAGAAAATCTACATCCGCTTGAGGCTCCTCAGACATAACTGCAGTAACTAAAACTGCCGTATCTCCTTGTCTTACGATTACGGCACCGTTTGCCTGCTTTGCAAAGTATCCTGTCTCTATACTATAAGGTGCTCCGTTGACTACAGTTTCTACTTTAATCTCTTCCATCAATACCCCTATTATTTGCTTTCGTTGGATACTTCTCTAATGTTTAATGCTTCAATAATCTTTCTGTATCTTTCTTCGCTTTTTCTTTTGAGATAGTTTAAAAGTTTTCTTCTTTTGTTAACCATTCCGATAAGACCTCTTCTTGAGTGAAGGTCCTTTTTGTTTGCTTTTATATGCTCTGTAAGGTTTCTGATTCTCTCAGTTAAGATGGCAATTTGGACCTCTGGAGAACCAGTGTCATTTTCATGTAATGCAAACTTTTTAATAATCTCTTGTTTTTTCTCGGGAGTAATTGACATTTATACCTCCTATGCCTAGTTTAAAGTTTTTTTAGATTTTATATTATAGCATAAATTTAGAAAAAGCAAGTCTTAGTTGGGTGTTCTAAAATTTTCGTATGCTTAACTTTTCGTGTTGTCCTGAGGACGAAGTCCGAAGTATCTTTTTTGATTTTTTGACTTGAAAAGAAAGCACGAGATTCTTTGCCGACTTCAGAATAACGGTGTGAATTTTTGGAACAGCCTCCATTTGTAGTTTACAAAAATCTCCTACTTTTATTGAATTTCTCACTCGACGTGTAATTTGTAAATTATTTTCGATAAAATGTTTTATGGCTTCAAAAACTATACTAAACTCTTTTAAAACATTCTTATTTCAAATTTCAGTCTGCCGCGAAAACTTCAGTGTTACCAAAAGTAAAGAGTATTTACTCGCAATCTTTAGACTGTTAAGAAATCTTCTCTTTTAAAAAGTAAGCGGATGAAAGATAAGTAGAATAAAAGTAAAAAAGAATAGAAGTGGTCGGTATAGGACTTGAACCTATGACCCCCTGCGTGTCGAGCAGGTGCTCTGCCAACTGAGCTAACCGACCACATGTTGTTATAGATTTCAAAGAAATGACCCCAACGGGATTCGAACCCGTGTCGCCGGCGTGAAAGGCCGGTGTCCTAGACCAGGCT contains:
- the rpsO gene encoding 30S ribosomal protein S15, which produces MSITPEKKQEIIKKFALHENDTGSPEVQIAILTERIRNLTEHIKANKKDLHSRRGLIGMVNKRRKLLNYLKRKSEERYRKIIEALNIREVSNESK